A window of the Streptomyces albireticuli genome harbors these coding sequences:
- a CDS encoding CBS domain-containing protein gives MKVSALMTTPAITVSHQATAAEAAVLMAEEAVGCVAVTEGDILGGILTDRDIVVRSVAQAAGSDEPVIRLMSTPVVTVSASDDLDVAYRLYRREDIRRLAVFDSRRLVGVLTVDDLFADALQRLADLLGPVSRSALREQADDSRPRPRSAP, from the coding sequence ATGAAAGTGTCGGCGTTGATGACCACGCCCGCGATCACGGTGAGCCACCAGGCCACCGCAGCGGAGGCAGCCGTGCTCATGGCGGAAGAGGCGGTGGGCTGCGTTGCGGTCACCGAGGGTGACATTTTGGGTGGCATTCTCACTGATCGTGACATCGTGGTGCGCAGTGTCGCACAAGCCGCCGGGTCGGACGAGCCGGTCATCCGCCTGATGAGCACACCCGTGGTCACCGTGAGCGCATCGGACGATCTGGACGTCGCCTACCGACTGTACCGACGCGAAGACATCCGGCGCCTGGCGGTATTCGACAGCAGGCGGCTCGTCGGCGTCCTCACCGTCGACGACCTCTTCGCCGACGCCCTGCAGCGTCTGGCGGACCTGCTCGGGCCCGTCTCGCGGAGCGCACTGCGCGAGCAGGCGGACGACAGCCGCCCGCGCCCGCGTTCGGCCCCCTGA
- a CDS encoding universal stress protein, producing the protein MEPASITVGLDGSPESLEAALWASDEADRRGLGLRLLHAWVLLAGEPSTGLPADQDQNYWAKRIVRAAVAAVHERHHDLAVIEDLVAEEPETALLRAAESSTMVVLGSRGLERVESFFLGDISLQVAGRAERPVVLVRSAAAGARPPVGTDEGGVVVGVSLHGPCDSMLEFAFETAAARGVPLLVVHGCPLPVQAYAPWGVDPDVAGEISKEAGEKLSQAVQPWRERNLDVRVTTTVRLGSPARAALGAAEGAGLLVVGRRRHHQPLAPRLGNVAQACVHHARCPVAVVPHN; encoded by the coding sequence ATGGAGCCGGCATCCATCACCGTCGGGCTCGACGGTTCTCCCGAGAGCCTTGAGGCTGCCCTCTGGGCATCGGACGAGGCGGACCGCCGCGGACTGGGCCTGCGCCTTCTGCATGCCTGGGTCCTGCTGGCCGGCGAACCTTCCACCGGCCTTCCGGCCGACCAGGATCAGAACTACTGGGCGAAGCGCATCGTGAGGGCGGCTGTGGCAGCCGTGCACGAGCGACACCATGACCTCGCTGTCATCGAGGACCTGGTGGCGGAAGAGCCCGAGACCGCGCTGCTACGGGCTGCTGAGAGTTCAACGATGGTCGTACTGGGGTCACGGGGTCTGGAACGCGTCGAGAGCTTCTTCCTGGGCGACATCAGCCTTCAGGTGGCAGGCAGGGCCGAACGGCCGGTGGTACTCGTACGGTCCGCGGCAGCCGGGGCTCGACCACCCGTCGGTACCGACGAGGGGGGCGTGGTCGTCGGCGTCAGTCTGCATGGCCCATGCGACAGCATGCTGGAGTTCGCCTTCGAGACGGCTGCGGCACGAGGTGTGCCCTTGCTCGTCGTGCATGGCTGTCCGTTGCCGGTGCAGGCTTACGCACCCTGGGGCGTCGATCCCGACGTGGCCGGCGAGATCAGCAAGGAGGCCGGGGAGAAGCTGTCCCAGGCCGTGCAGCCGTGGCGCGAGCGCAACCTGGACGTCAGGGTGACCACCACTGTCCGGCTGGGAAGCCCTGCCCGTGCCGCCCTCGGGGCGGCCGAAGGAGCCGGTCTTCTGGTGGTCGGTAGACGCAGGCACCACCAGCCCTTGGCACCACGCCTGGGGAATGTCGCACAGGCGTGCGTGCACCACGCCCGGTGCCCGGTCGCCGTCGTCCCCCACAACTGA
- a CDS encoding Acg family FMN-binding oxidoreductase: MDDDQVTELVGEAVAAPSMHNAQPWRFRYSRGNGTFRLYADPERVMPHSDPDGRALHIGCGAALFNLRVALATAGFQSDVALLPASQDTALLALVHTAPSEDGEDIGLRLLGSAIHQRHTSRYPFAEKAIPENVRTALVDAAQREGAVLSFPESWQSRWVEELAEEAEARNLTDQGSEQDLAQWTRIGAGEADTATDGVPEYAFGPRKHGGRAPMRDFSGGKPVADRGTTPFEDEPHLAVLSTDGDEPLHWLRAGQAMQRVLLLATLKGLATSFSTQALEWPDLRWPLRDPLTGTGQVQMILRLGYGPQGPATPRRPVSDVLVLED; encoded by the coding sequence TTGGACGACGACCAAGTGACGGAGCTGGTCGGTGAGGCAGTGGCTGCCCCCTCCATGCACAACGCACAGCCCTGGCGTTTCCGGTACTCACGGGGAAACGGCACGTTCCGTCTGTACGCGGACCCGGAGCGGGTCATGCCCCACTCCGACCCCGACGGCCGAGCCCTGCACATCGGATGCGGAGCCGCCCTCTTCAACCTTCGCGTCGCCCTCGCGACGGCCGGCTTCCAATCGGACGTCGCACTGTTGCCCGCCTCCCAGGACACCGCCTTGCTGGCTCTTGTCCACACGGCACCGTCCGAGGACGGTGAGGACATTGGGCTCAGGCTGCTCGGGTCCGCGATCCACCAGCGGCACACCAGCCGGTACCCGTTCGCCGAAAAGGCGATTCCGGAGAACGTACGCACTGCTCTCGTAGACGCCGCGCAACGGGAAGGAGCCGTGCTCTCCTTCCCCGAGTCCTGGCAGTCGCGCTGGGTGGAGGAACTGGCCGAGGAAGCCGAAGCGCGAAACCTCACCGACCAGGGCAGTGAGCAGGACCTCGCCCAATGGACGCGGATCGGCGCCGGCGAAGCGGACACGGCGACGGACGGGGTTCCGGAGTACGCCTTCGGTCCGCGCAAGCACGGCGGACGGGCACCGATGCGCGACTTCTCGGGCGGGAAGCCGGTGGCCGATCGCGGAACAACGCCCTTCGAGGACGAGCCGCATCTTGCCGTGCTCAGCACGGACGGCGACGAACCGCTGCATTGGCTGCGCGCGGGGCAGGCCATGCAGCGCGTCCTGCTCCTCGCCACCCTCAAGGGCCTGGCCACCTCGTTCTCTACCCAGGCACTGGAATGGCCCGACCTGCGCTGGCCCCTGCGCGACCCCCTCACCGGTACCGGCCAGGTACAGATGATCCTGCGTCTCGGCTACGGACCGCAGGGCCCGGCTACACCCCGGCGCCCAGTCTCTGACGTTCTGGTCCTCGAAGACTGA
- a CDS encoding phosphotransferase enzyme family protein, translating to MSAVVIQSRRVLEEACRRAGLSAVGAEPIRIAGNAIWRLTGRIVARIGRPDGRAVAERELAVARWLTANGISTVRPAVTDEPVLAAGRPVTFWAELPPHQPGTAGDIARLLKQMHALSPPGSLGLRPLDPLTKPKRRIAEAGILTPDDRSWLQDHADRLSADFARLPSGLPFCALHGDAWDGNVAVDADGIAYLLDLENTCYGPPEWDLVSTAVKRITTATVTVPEYEDFCATYGMDVTSWPGYPVLAGIRELRMVTFALQIADEHPHARAEAQHRVDCLRGRKGARPWTWTAVP from the coding sequence GTGAGCGCCGTCGTCATCCAGTCCCGTCGCGTCCTGGAGGAAGCCTGCCGCCGGGCCGGCCTTTCCGCTGTGGGGGCGGAGCCGATCCGGATAGCGGGGAATGCCATCTGGCGACTGACCGGTCGGATCGTCGCCCGCATCGGTCGCCCCGACGGTCGAGCTGTAGCCGAACGCGAACTGGCCGTGGCCCGCTGGCTCACCGCCAACGGGATCAGCACGGTTCGGCCGGCCGTCACCGACGAACCTGTCCTCGCTGCTGGTCGACCGGTGACGTTCTGGGCCGAACTGCCTCCCCACCAACCGGGTACCGCAGGTGATATCGCCCGGCTGCTGAAGCAGATGCACGCGCTCAGCCCTCCCGGCTCCCTTGGCCTGCGGCCGTTGGATCCCCTTACCAAACCAAAGCGCCGGATCGCCGAAGCCGGCATCCTCACCCCGGACGACCGGAGCTGGCTCCAAGACCACGCCGACCGGCTCAGTGCGGACTTCGCACGGCTCCCGTCCGGTCTGCCGTTCTGTGCTCTGCACGGCGACGCCTGGGACGGCAACGTCGCTGTCGACGCCGACGGCATCGCGTACCTCCTCGATCTGGAGAACACCTGCTATGGCCCCCCGGAATGGGACCTGGTTTCCACAGCGGTGAAGCGCATCACGACCGCCACTGTCACCGTGCCTGAGTACGAGGACTTCTGCGCCACGTACGGCATGGACGTGACCTCGTGGCCCGGCTACCCGGTACTGGCAGGCATCCGGGAACTGCGCATGGTCACCTTCGCCCTCCAGATCGCCGATGAACACCCACACGCCCGCGCCGAGGCACAACACCGCGTCGACTGCCTCCGTGGCCGCAAGGGCGCACGCCCATGGACATGGACAGCCGTGCCGTGA
- a CDS encoding helix-turn-helix transcriptional regulator, which translates to MPQPPKELNPTGSVRERFGAHLRHWRMVRRLTQTRLGHLVHVSGNQIGKIEKGERLCRKPLARLLDAALDTGGILEWMCPYAEAEADNERHDAYKTKGRTGAGRTGVPESVMLSLDDETLRDNWSDVRRRSFLTAGGVSAIAASPFSHLLAPTEPAQLPAVVRLQDIEQIQDAANVVSGWDNAYGGGGIVRQVATAQLKWASALLECRCPEKIRPHLFAAAARLGMVVGATDFDAYAHDDARRVFAFAAACAEEAGEWHLRAKIYSFRARQAIWLGDADTGLTHAELGLARSERLTATELAMLHTARARAYAKLGDTEAALKAIGAADEAFSRRVPEADPPWMAYYDEAQHQGDTGHALYDIALAGHHQPTAVERFDTAVKLHTDAYVRSRAMSRTKLAALNMAVGDPREAVAMGELALEDVGQMRSRRAADGLRELAALGYRHRAIPEVVQLRERIQEAINA; encoded by the coding sequence ATGCCGCAGCCGCCGAAGGAACTGAACCCGACCGGATCGGTCAGAGAACGATTCGGCGCTCACCTCCGCCACTGGCGCATGGTCCGGCGCTTGACACAGACGCGGCTCGGCCACCTGGTCCACGTCAGCGGCAACCAGATCGGAAAGATCGAAAAGGGTGAGCGGCTGTGCCGGAAACCGCTGGCGCGCCTTCTCGACGCCGCTCTGGACACCGGCGGAATCCTGGAGTGGATGTGCCCCTATGCCGAAGCCGAAGCGGACAACGAACGGCATGATGCGTACAAAACCAAGGGCAGGACAGGCGCCGGTCGTACGGGTGTTCCGGAGTCGGTCATGCTGTCACTCGACGACGAGACACTGCGCGACAACTGGAGTGATGTGCGACGCCGTTCTTTCCTCACCGCCGGGGGCGTTTCCGCGATAGCGGCCTCTCCCTTCTCCCACCTGCTCGCCCCCACTGAGCCCGCACAGCTTCCGGCCGTGGTGCGCCTCCAGGACATCGAGCAGATCCAGGACGCTGCAAACGTCGTCTCCGGTTGGGACAACGCCTACGGTGGGGGCGGCATCGTCCGCCAAGTCGCCACAGCGCAGCTGAAGTGGGCTTCCGCCCTCCTCGAGTGCCGTTGCCCGGAGAAGATCCGACCTCATTTGTTCGCTGCCGCCGCCCGCCTAGGCATGGTTGTCGGCGCCACAGACTTCGACGCCTATGCACACGACGACGCTCGCCGTGTGTTCGCGTTCGCCGCCGCCTGCGCCGAGGAAGCCGGGGAGTGGCACCTGCGTGCGAAGATCTACAGCTTCCGGGCCCGGCAGGCCATCTGGCTCGGCGACGCGGACACCGGGTTAACCCATGCAGAACTCGGCCTTGCCCGCTCCGAACGACTCACTGCCACCGAGCTCGCCATGCTCCACACCGCCCGTGCCCGCGCCTACGCCAAGCTCGGCGACACCGAAGCCGCCCTCAAGGCAATCGGCGCAGCAGATGAGGCATTCTCCCGCCGTGTCCCGGAGGCCGATCCGCCGTGGATGGCCTACTACGACGAGGCCCAGCACCAGGGCGACACCGGGCACGCCCTGTACGACATCGCCCTCGCCGGTCACCATCAGCCGACAGCCGTCGAACGCTTCGACACCGCGGTGAAGCTCCACACCGATGCTTACGTGCGATCGCGGGCGATGTCCCGCACGAAGCTCGCCGCCTTGAACATGGCCGTCGGCGACCCGCGCGAGGCCGTCGCCATGGGAGAACTGGCCCTTGAGGATGTGGGGCAGATGCGTTCTAGGCGGGCAGCAGACGGGCTGCGGGAACTCGCAGCCCTCGGGTACCGGCACCGGGCCATCCCGGAGGTCGTGCAGCTGCGAGAGCGTATCCAGGAGGCGATCAACGCGTGA
- a CDS encoding helix-turn-helix domain-containing protein has translation MTLPAPRPAARHVVWHWTTPQAEDILATRDLGAILRFHRAVHQLNQTELGELLGYDKTYVSALELGKRSLEDVGSRRRVAERLGLPPHVLGVTDFADTDHRAMLQFGESTVRLAEIARQSGHASEAVAELWPLVARLEARVEDGHSERDVVRLLARARVGLGVALGNVLPEERLATAARWTARSLEAARRLGDDPALLSGILRMHGNELRKAGIHGAAVERLRHAIAIAPTVDDRAAVLPLLARAAGALGDRELFDSVMCEADSLVGTVGNTSLFNPFSLHEIRLRGLLDTDRARAAIRLVEEQPTLTTTVAPQWRVIELVTVAQVRLIGTDHIGAAEALNAAVGEAAIQRLPHQLQRIMRAAGQRLPEVRAAAGDALDRMRQEMAA, from the coding sequence ATGACGCTTCCGGCGCCCCGGCCGGCTGCCCGGCATGTGGTGTGGCATTGGACGACTCCGCAGGCCGAGGACATCCTCGCCACCCGCGACCTGGGGGCGATTCTGCGTTTCCACCGTGCGGTGCACCAGCTCAACCAGACCGAGCTCGGCGAGCTGCTGGGCTACGACAAGACGTACGTCTCGGCCCTGGAGCTGGGCAAGCGGTCGCTGGAGGACGTCGGCTCGCGGCGCCGCGTCGCGGAACGCCTCGGACTGCCACCACACGTCCTCGGCGTGACCGACTTCGCCGACACGGATCACCGGGCGATGTTGCAGTTCGGCGAGTCCACCGTGCGTCTGGCGGAGATCGCCCGCCAGTCCGGCCACGCCTCCGAGGCCGTCGCCGAGCTGTGGCCGCTGGTCGCCCGCCTCGAGGCCCGCGTCGAAGACGGCCACAGTGAACGCGACGTCGTACGGCTTCTCGCCCGCGCCCGGGTCGGCCTGGGCGTCGCCCTCGGCAACGTGCTGCCCGAGGAACGCCTGGCCACCGCGGCCCGATGGACCGCCCGGAGTCTGGAAGCGGCCCGCCGTCTCGGTGACGATCCAGCCCTGCTCTCCGGCATCTTGCGCATGCACGGCAATGAGCTGCGCAAGGCCGGCATCCATGGTGCCGCCGTCGAGCGCCTGCGCCACGCGATCGCCATCGCCCCCACCGTCGACGACCGGGCCGCCGTACTGCCGCTCCTGGCCCGCGCGGCGGGCGCGCTCGGTGACCGGGAGCTGTTCGACTCGGTGATGTGCGAGGCGGACAGCCTTGTCGGCACGGTCGGGAACACCTCGTTGTTCAACCCGTTTTCGCTCCACGAGATCCGTTTGCGCGGGCTTCTGGACACCGACCGCGCACGAGCCGCCATACGACTTGTGGAGGAGCAGCCGACCCTGACGACCACGGTGGCGCCGCAGTGGCGGGTGATCGAGCTGGTCACCGTTGCTCAGGTTCGCTTGATCGGCACTGACCACATCGGGGCAGCCGAAGCCTTGAACGCCGCGGTGGGCGAAGCGGCGATACAGCGGCTGCCGCACCAGTTGCAGCGCATCATGCGGGCCGCCGGCCAACGGCTGCCGGAGGTCCGGGCCGCCGCGGGCGACGCACTGGACCGGATGCGACAGGAGATGGCCGCGTAG
- a CDS encoding NUDIX hydrolase: protein MIYRPPTWPVSVKAVAIGSRQRVLLLKNERQEWELPGGRLEVGDDSPETTVERELFEEAGWEVKTGPLIDGGVWIYEPIPGRRVLIVTYGCIVLTPYQAPVISHEHKEIGLFTAEEVPGLNMPDGYKRAVAAWYGQRHS, encoded by the coding sequence ATGATCTACAGGCCCCCGACCTGGCCCGTCTCCGTCAAGGCCGTCGCCATCGGCAGCCGTCAGCGTGTGTTGCTGCTGAAGAACGAGCGCCAGGAGTGGGAGCTGCCTGGCGGCCGCCTCGAAGTCGGTGACGACAGCCCGGAGACGACGGTCGAGCGGGAGCTGTTCGAGGAGGCGGGCTGGGAAGTGAAGACGGGCCCGCTCATCGACGGCGGCGTGTGGATCTACGAGCCGATCCCCGGCCGGCGCGTTCTGATCGTGACCTACGGCTGCATCGTGCTCACCCCGTACCAGGCACCGGTCATCAGCCACGAGCACAAGGAGATCGGTCTGTTCACGGCCGAGGAGGTACCCGGCCTGAACATGCCGGATGGGTACAAGCGTGCGGTTGCTGCCTGGTACGGCCAGCGGCACAGCTGA
- a CDS encoding TauD/TfdA family dioxygenase, with translation MREAQPFTAHYVDIQSPRAEEVVRERLRDTGLITLSGFTSRTVFREFAARIMDITPHRDSDPDGLTVIRDTRRHTHLAGYGGFGNCELAPHTERSGVPNPPRLMLLVCGTPALYGGDCLLTDGRSVYTDITARRREAIMALSKPRTAFFGGGDGHATQVFTEHPDGRVSVRLRLDGHARFSPTVQTYLPYLRSALTTYQIRLPLGAGQGYLLDNERWLHAREAFTGSRLCWRALGEPRFRLPTGFAPASRSAITPTTAGPVVA, from the coding sequence ATGCGCGAGGCCCAGCCGTTCACGGCCCACTACGTCGACATCCAGTCGCCGCGGGCCGAAGAGGTGGTCCGGGAGCGTTTACGCGACACCGGACTGATCACCCTCAGCGGCTTCACCTCCCGCACCGTCTTCCGCGAATTCGCGGCCCGGATCATGGACATCACCCCGCACCGCGACAGCGACCCCGACGGACTGACCGTTATCCGCGACACCCGCCGTCACACCCACCTTGCCGGATACGGGGGTTTCGGCAACTGCGAGCTGGCCCCGCACACCGAACGTTCCGGTGTCCCGAACCCGCCCCGGCTCATGCTGCTGGTCTGCGGCACGCCCGCCCTCTACGGAGGCGACTGCCTGCTGACTGACGGCCGTTCCGTCTACACCGACATCACGGCACGCCGCCGAGAAGCCATCATGGCCCTGAGCAAGCCGCGCACTGCGTTCTTCGGCGGCGGAGACGGCCACGCCACACAGGTCTTCACCGAACACCCGGACGGCCGGGTCTCCGTGCGGCTGAGGCTCGACGGGCACGCGCGTTTCAGTCCCACCGTGCAGACGTACCTGCCATACCTCCGAAGCGCGCTCACGACCTACCAAATCCGCCTCCCGCTCGGCGCCGGACAGGGCTACCTCCTCGACAACGAACGCTGGCTCCACGCCCGAGAAGCCTTCACGGGCAGCCGCCTGTGCTGGCGCGCTCTCGGCGAACCCCGCTTCCGCCTCCCCACCGGCTTCGCTCCCGCGTCGCGGTCTGCAATCACGCCGACCACAGCCGGCCCAGTGGTCGCGTGA
- a CDS encoding DUF5655 domain-containing protein yields MSGLKLFNVGAGGAEEIPARPVARERCLQELVEQHMETFLGVRFLASEYSTGPRHGGRIDSLGLDENGAPVIIEYKRGQDAGVINQGLFYLSWLIDHKAEFQHLVRERLGAAAAAQVLWNDPRLICIAEDFTRYDAHAIGEIQRTIDLVRYRYFGGDLLALEPVASVTGRDRQPRPRRAGARPGRHFGGVAEELRSAVDEVLVSLGDDVTQVDRKQYRAYRRLRNFACVSRMHKQHVLIYLNADPGKVDLIPGFTRDVTNVGHHGTGPLEVRLRTEKDLERAVPLFRLGYAGA; encoded by the coding sequence GTGTCAGGTCTGAAGTTGTTCAACGTCGGGGCGGGCGGCGCGGAGGAGATTCCTGCGCGACCGGTAGCGCGCGAGCGATGTCTGCAGGAGCTGGTCGAGCAGCACATGGAGACCTTCCTCGGCGTGCGCTTCCTGGCCAGCGAGTACAGCACGGGACCACGGCACGGAGGCCGGATCGACTCCCTCGGGCTTGATGAGAACGGGGCGCCCGTGATCATTGAGTACAAGCGCGGCCAGGACGCAGGTGTGATCAACCAGGGGCTCTTCTACCTGTCGTGGCTGATTGACCACAAGGCCGAGTTCCAGCACCTGGTCCGCGAGCGCCTCGGCGCAGCCGCCGCGGCCCAGGTGCTGTGGAACGATCCCAGGCTGATCTGCATCGCTGAGGACTTCACACGCTACGACGCCCATGCCATCGGGGAGATCCAGCGCACGATCGACCTGGTCCGCTACCGGTACTTCGGCGGCGACCTGCTCGCGCTTGAGCCGGTCGCCTCCGTCACGGGACGGGACCGCCAGCCACGTCCTCGGCGGGCCGGCGCTCGTCCGGGTCGGCACTTCGGTGGTGTGGCCGAAGAGCTGAGATCGGCCGTCGACGAGGTCTTGGTCTCCCTCGGCGATGACGTGACCCAGGTGGACCGTAAGCAATATCGCGCCTACCGGAGACTGCGGAATTTCGCCTGTGTCAGCCGCATGCATAAGCAGCATGTCCTTATCTATCTGAATGCTGACCCGGGCAAGGTGGATCTGATCCCCGGTTTCACTCGCGATGTGACGAATGTCGGGCATCACGGTACGGGCCCGTTGGAGGTGCGCCTTCGTACGGAGAAGGACCTCGAACGGGCCGTCCCTCTTTTCCGTCTCGGGTATGCCGGCGCGTAA
- a CDS encoding helix-turn-helix transcriptional regulator, with translation MPDRATPHISPASSKETSVDSLTASWYTTEEVAQLLKRDPSTLRRWRTARPPQGPPFVQLSQRAVMYSALDLQQWLASRRIDPAQAA, from the coding sequence ATGCCCGACCGCGCTACACCGCACATATCCCCTGCCTCCAGCAAAGAGACTTCGGTCGACTCTCTGACCGCCAGTTGGTACACCACGGAAGAAGTTGCCCAGCTCCTCAAGCGCGATCCCTCCACCCTCCGCCGGTGGCGCACCGCGCGCCCTCCGCAGGGGCCGCCTTTCGTGCAACTGTCGCAGCGCGCTGTGATGTACAGCGCGCTCGACCTTCAGCAGTGGCTCGCCAGCCGCCGAATCGACCCGGCGCAGGCCGCCTGA
- a CDS encoding tyrosine-type recombinase/integrase: MMQKQMPPIGVKLSVDVEYREGFPNPHRARVRWFDPESGQRLSRSRMLPTDDEAQSWVDRMERIAQRGVSPAVATMSLAEYGELEWDLAMRGLEPKTMDPYGAGWRLRVVPAIGHLEVPVITNGVVDRTVYGWIADGHGRSTVKNSIAPLNRVMEQAVRDGIIDVNPAKITGWQRTYQQVEDELDDPRSLALRDWDALDDLANALVERSHDQYLGWGDVVRFSACTAARIGEVSGVRAQDIDRRTWTWECCRQTTPGPGGLIDKGTKGKRRRAVPLIPEIRPMVSARLDAVGHDPMARIFTGPRGGRITTAILRDATHWDEVVVRLGYEHLRRHDLRHTGLTWMADAGIPVHVLRMIAGHGSITTTQRYLNPRELHQVGEKLQVTRSRRGLEGLCGFCDLAA, translated from the coding sequence CTGATGCAGAAGCAGATGCCGCCGATCGGCGTCAAGCTGTCGGTGGACGTGGAATACCGTGAGGGGTTCCCCAATCCCCATCGCGCCCGCGTCAGATGGTTCGACCCCGAATCCGGTCAGCGCCTCTCCCGCTCGCGGATGCTGCCCACGGACGACGAAGCCCAGTCCTGGGTTGACCGGATGGAGCGCATCGCGCAGCGCGGCGTGAGTCCCGCCGTGGCGACGATGTCGCTTGCCGAATACGGCGAGTTGGAATGGGACCTGGCCATGCGTGGCCTGGAGCCCAAGACCATGGACCCTTACGGGGCGGGCTGGCGGTTGCGCGTCGTCCCGGCGATCGGGCACCTCGAAGTGCCCGTCATCACCAACGGTGTTGTCGACCGCACCGTCTACGGCTGGATCGCCGACGGTCACGGCCGCTCGACGGTCAAGAACTCCATCGCCCCGCTGAACCGGGTCATGGAGCAGGCCGTCCGCGACGGCATCATCGACGTCAACCCCGCCAAGATCACCGGCTGGCAGAGGACGTACCAGCAGGTCGAGGACGAACTCGACGACCCCCGCTCCCTGGCCCTGCGTGACTGGGACGCCCTCGACGACCTGGCCAACGCCCTCGTCGAGCGTTCCCACGACCAGTACCTGGGCTGGGGCGATGTCGTCCGGTTCTCCGCCTGCACCGCCGCCCGCATCGGCGAGGTCTCCGGTGTCCGCGCCCAGGACATCGACCGCCGCACCTGGACCTGGGAGTGCTGCCGCCAGACCACCCCCGGGCCCGGCGGCCTCATCGACAAGGGCACCAAGGGCAAAAGACGCCGGGCGGTCCCCCTCATCCCCGAGATCCGGCCCATGGTCAGTGCCCGCCTCGACGCAGTGGGGCACGACCCCATGGCCCGGATCTTCACCGGGCCGCGCGGCGGGCGGATCACCACGGCCATCCTGCGCGACGCCACCCACTGGGACGAGGTCGTCGTCCGACTCGGCTACGAACACCTGCGCCGCCACGACCTCCGGCACACCGGACTGACGTGGATGGCGGACGCCGGCATCCCCGTCCACGTCCTCCGCATGATCGCCGGACACGGCTCGATCACCACCACCCAGCGGTACCTCAACCCTCGGGAATTGCATCAGGTGGGCGAGAAGTTGCAGGTCACCAGGTCGCGGCGAGGGCTTGAAGGACTCTGTGGCTTCTGCGACCTAGCCGCCTGA